From the genome of Staphylococcus haemolyticus, one region includes:
- a CDS encoding F0F1 ATP synthase subunit B, with the protein MPVNALTNSFVLGAAGGGVEWGTVIVTVITFAILLALLKKFAWGPLKEVMDKRERDINRDIDEAEEAKLNAQKLEEENKKTLKQTQDEVQRILEDARVQARKQHEEIIHEANIRANGMIETAQSEINSEKERALADINNQVSELSVLIASKVLQKEISEQDQKELVDKYLKEAGDK; encoded by the coding sequence ATGCCAGTGAATGCATTAACTAATTCATTCGTTCTAGGTGCAGCAGGTGGTGGTGTTGAATGGGGTACTGTCATTGTAACAGTTATCACATTTGCTATATTACTAGCACTACTTAAGAAATTTGCTTGGGGTCCATTAAAAGAAGTAATGGATAAACGTGAACGTGACATCAACAGAGACATTGATGAAGCCGAAGAAGCAAAATTAAATGCACAAAAACTTGAAGAAGAAAATAAAAAGACACTAAAACAAACTCAAGATGAAGTTCAACGTATTTTAGAAGATGCTAGAGTTCAAGCACGTAAACAACATGAAGAAATCATTCATGAAGCAAATATTCGTGCAAACGGTATGATTGAAACTGCTCAAAGTGAAATCAATAGCGAGAAAGAACGTGCATTAGCGGATATTAACAATCAAGTGTCTGAATTATCAGTATTGATTGCTTCTAAAGTACTTCAAAAAGAAATTTCAGAACAAGATCAAAAAGAACTTGTTGATAAGTATTTAAAAGAGGCAGGCGATAAATAA
- a CDS encoding F0F1 ATP synthase subunit delta, with product MANVANKYAKALFDVVIDKDRLDLMYDELSEVSEATKNYGEDLRAIDSNPNQPASERRKFVGIVFGDANYYLKNMLMILANNRHLVLINSIFKEFKSLYNEYHNEDSAIVESVYQLSDEELDRIKDLILKQTNLSQVHITTKINPELIGGFRVKVGTTVLDGSVKKDLEQIERKFRRVN from the coding sequence ATGGCAAATGTAGCAAATAAATACGCTAAAGCATTATTTGACGTCGTTATTGATAAAGACAGATTAGATTTAATGTATGATGAATTGAGTGAAGTTAGTGAAGCTACAAAAAACTATGGTGAAGATTTAAGAGCAATTGACTCAAATCCAAACCAACCAGCTTCTGAAAGACGCAAATTTGTTGGTATCGTTTTTGGAGATGCTAATTATTACTTAAAAAATATGCTAATGATATTAGCTAATAATCGTCATTTAGTACTTATCAATTCAATTTTTAAAGAATTTAAAAGTTTATATAATGAATATCATAATGAAGATTCAGCAATTGTTGAATCAGTTTATCAATTAAGTGATGAAGAACTTGATCGCATTAAAGACTTAATTTTAAAACAAACTAATTTATCACAAGTACATATTACTACGAAAATAAATCCAGAATTAATTGGAGGATTTAGAGTTAAAGTTGGTACTACTGTGCTAGATGGCAGTGTTAAAAAAGATTTAGAACAAATCGAACGCAAATTTAGAAGAGTAAACTAA
- the atpA gene encoding F0F1 ATP synthase subunit alpha, with product MAIKAEEISALLRSQIENYESEMSVTDVGTVLQIGDGIALIHGLNDCMAGELVEFSNGVLGLAQNLEESNVGVVILGPYTEITEGDEVRRTGRIMEVPVGEELIGRVVNPLGQPIDGQGPINTTKTRPVEQKATGVMARKSVDEPLQTGIKAIDALVPIGRGQRELIIGDRQTGKTTIGIDTILNQKGLDTICIYVAIGQKDSTVRANVEKLRQAGALDYTIVVSASASEPSPLLYIAPYSGVTMGEEFMFNGKHVLIVYDDLTKQAAAYRELSLLLRRPPGREAYPGDVFYLHSRLLERAAKLNDDLGGGSITALPIIETQAGDISAYVPTNVISITDGQIFLQSDLFFSGVRPAINAGQSVSRVGGSAQIKAMKKVAGTLRLDLASYRELESFAQFGSDLDEFTARKLERGKRTVEVLKQDQNKPLPVENQVLIIYALTKGYLDDIPVEDITRFEDELNSWTKSNGSDLLNEIRETGGLPSDDKFEATINEFKKSFSKSE from the coding sequence ATGGCCATAAAAGCTGAAGAAATCAGTGCATTACTTCGCTCACAAATTGAAAATTATGAGTCTGAAATGTCTGTAACTGATGTTGGTACGGTACTCCAAATTGGTGACGGTATCGCATTAATTCACGGATTAAATGACTGTATGGCTGGTGAGCTAGTAGAGTTCTCAAATGGTGTTCTTGGTTTAGCTCAAAACCTTGAAGAATCAAATGTGGGTGTAGTTATTTTAGGACCATATACTGAAATTACTGAAGGCGACGAAGTTAGACGTACTGGACGTATTATGGAAGTTCCAGTTGGGGAAGAACTTATTGGTCGTGTTGTTAACCCACTAGGTCAACCTATTGATGGACAAGGTCCTATTAATACAACTAAAACACGTCCTGTTGAACAAAAAGCTACAGGTGTAATGGCTCGTAAATCTGTTGACGAACCACTTCAAACTGGTATTAAAGCGATTGACGCACTAGTTCCAATTGGACGTGGTCAACGTGAGTTAATTATTGGAGATAGACAAACAGGTAAAACAACAATCGGTATTGATACAATCTTAAACCAAAAAGGTTTAGATACAATTTGTATTTACGTAGCAATTGGTCAAAAAGATTCAACTGTACGTGCAAATGTAGAAAAATTGCGTCAAGCTGGTGCATTAGATTACACAATTGTTGTTTCAGCTTCAGCATCTGAACCTTCACCATTACTTTACATTGCACCTTACTCAGGTGTAACTATGGGTGAAGAGTTTATGTTCAATGGTAAACATGTATTAATCGTTTACGATGATTTAACTAAACAAGCTGCTGCTTACCGTGAGTTATCATTATTATTACGTAGACCACCAGGTCGTGAAGCGTATCCAGGTGACGTATTCTACCTACATAGTAGATTATTAGAAAGAGCAGCTAAACTAAATGATGATTTAGGTGGCGGTTCAATTACTGCGTTACCAATCATTGAAACACAAGCAGGGGATATTTCTGCGTACGTACCAACTAACGTAATTTCAATTACAGATGGACAAATTTTCTTACAATCTGATTTATTCTTCTCAGGTGTAAGACCAGCGATTAACGCAGGACAATCAGTTTCACGTGTAGGTGGATCTGCTCAAATTAAAGCAATGAAGAAAGTAGCAGGTACGCTACGTTTAGACTTAGCTTCGTATAGAGAATTAGAATCATTTGCACAATTCGGTTCTGATTTAGATGAATTTACAGCTAGAAAACTTGAAAGAGGTAAACGTACGGTTGAAGTCTTGAAACAAGATCAAAACAAACCACTTCCTGTTGAAAATCAAGTTTTAATTATCTATGCATTAACAAAAGGTTACCTAGATGATATTCCTGTAGAAGACATCACACGTTTTGAAGATGAATTGAATAGTTGGACTAAATCAAATGGTTCAGACTTATTAAATGAAATTAGAGAAACTGGTGGCTTACCATCTGATGATAAATTTGAAGCAACTATTAATGAATTCAAGAAAAGCTTTAGCAAATCTGAATAA
- the atpG gene encoding ATP synthase F1 subunit gamma, giving the protein MASLKEIDGRIKSTKKMKQITKAMNMVSSSKLRRAEKNTKQFEPYMEKMQDAITAIAGASKNSSHPMLRPRQVQRSGYLVITSDKGLAGAYSSNVLKRLINDIKEKHTSSDEYSIIVLGQSGVDFLKNRGYEIENSLVDVPDQPSFKSIQAIAKHAIDLFSEEHIDELKIYYSHYVSVLENKPTTKQVLPLSREDSSQGQGQMSSYEFEPDKESILSVILPQYVESLIYGTILDAKASEHAARMTAMKNASDNATELIDDLSLQYNRARQAEITQQITEIVGGSAALE; this is encoded by the coding sequence ATGGCTTCATTAAAAGAGATAGATGGTCGTATTAAATCGACGAAAAAAATGAAACAAATTACCAAAGCGATGAACATGGTATCAAGTTCAAAATTACGTCGAGCTGAAAAAAACACTAAACAATTTGAACCTTATATGGAGAAAATGCAAGATGCTATTACTGCAATTGCAGGTGCTAGTAAAAATTCTAGTCATCCTATGCTTAGACCTAGACAAGTTCAACGTAGTGGCTACTTAGTTATTACAAGTGATAAAGGCTTAGCAGGTGCTTATAGTTCAAATGTACTAAAACGACTTATTAATGACATTAAAGAAAAGCATACTAGCAGTGACGAATATAGCATTATTGTATTGGGTCAATCTGGTGTTGATTTCCTTAAAAATAGAGGTTATGAAATTGAGAATTCGCTTGTTGATGTTCCTGATCAACCTTCATTTAAATCAATACAAGCAATTGCTAAACATGCGATTGACTTATTCAGTGAAGAACATATTGACGAATTAAAAATTTATTATAGTCACTATGTTAGTGTTCTTGAGAATAAACCAACAACTAAACAAGTTTTACCATTATCTCGTGAAGATTCTAGCCAAGGTCAAGGTCAAATGTCTTCTTATGAATTTGAGCCTGATAAAGAGTCTATCCTAAGTGTTATTCTTCCTCAATATGTTGAAAGTTTAATTTATGGAACGATTTTAGATGCTAAGGCTAGTGAACATGCAGCGAGAATGACTGCAATGAAAAATGCTTCTGATAATGCAACTGAACTTATTGATGACTTATCATTACAATATAATAGAGCTAGACAAGCTGAAATCACTCAACAAATCACTGAAATTGTTGGTGGTTCCGCAGCACTTGAATAA
- the atpD gene encoding F0F1 ATP synthase subunit beta: MSNGRVTQVMGPVVDVRFEHNEVPEINNALIIEVPKEDGTFELTLEVALQLGDDVVRTIAMDSTDGVQRGMEVQNTGKDISVPVGEVTLGRVFNVLGDTIDLEDKLDGSVRRDPIHRQSPNFDELSTEVEILETGIKVVDLLAPYIKGGKIGLFGGAGVGKTVLIQELINNIAQEHGGISVFAGVGERTREGNDLYYEMRDSGVIKKTAMVFGQMNEPPGARMRVALSALTMAEYFRDEQGQDVLLFIDNIFRFTQAGSEVSALLGRMPSAVGYQPTLATEMGQLQERITSTNKGSVTSIQAVFVPADDYTDPAPATAFAHLDATTNLERKLTEMGIYPAVDPLASTSRALEPAIVGQEHYEVARDVQSTLQKYRELQDIIAILGMDELSEEDKLTVERARRIQFFLSQNFHVAEQFTGQKGSYVPVKTTVADFKDILDGKYDHIPEDAFRLVGSMEDVIAKAKDMGVEV; encoded by the coding sequence ATGAGTAATGGCCGTGTAACTCAGGTTATGGGTCCTGTTGTTGACGTTCGTTTTGAACATAATGAAGTACCTGAAATTAATAACGCCTTAATCATCGAAGTTCCCAAAGAAGATGGTACTTTTGAATTAACGCTTGAAGTTGCATTACAACTAGGTGATGACGTTGTTCGTACAATTGCTATGGATTCAACAGATGGTGTTCAACGTGGTATGGAAGTTCAGAACACTGGAAAAGACATTTCAGTACCAGTTGGCGAAGTAACTTTAGGACGTGTATTTAACGTATTAGGTGACACAATTGATTTAGAAGATAAATTAGATGGTTCAGTAAGACGTGATCCAATTCATAGACAATCACCTAACTTTGACGAATTATCTACTGAAGTAGAAATTCTTGAAACTGGAATCAAAGTTGTAGACTTATTAGCACCATACATCAAAGGTGGTAAAATCGGTCTATTTGGTGGTGCCGGTGTTGGTAAAACCGTTTTAATCCAAGAATTGATTAATAATATCGCACAAGAACATGGTGGTATCTCAGTATTTGCTGGTGTAGGTGAACGTACACGTGAAGGTAACGACCTATATTATGAAATGAGAGATAGTGGTGTTATTAAGAAAACAGCAATGGTATTTGGTCAAATGAACGAGCCACCTGGTGCACGTATGCGTGTGGCACTTTCTGCATTGACAATGGCTGAGTATTTCCGTGATGAACAAGGACAAGACGTTCTGTTATTCATCGATAACATTTTCAGATTTACTCAAGCAGGTTCAGAAGTATCAGCATTATTGGGACGTATGCCTTCAGCTGTAGGTTATCAACCTACTTTAGCTACAGAAATGGGTCAATTACAAGAACGTATTACATCAACGAATAAAGGTTCAGTAACCTCAATTCAAGCAGTATTCGTACCAGCCGATGACTATACTGACCCAGCGCCAGCAACTGCATTCGCTCACTTAGATGCTACAACTAACTTAGAACGTAAATTAACTGAGATGGGTATCTACCCTGCCGTGGATCCTTTAGCATCTACATCAAGAGCATTAGAACCAGCAATTGTTGGTCAAGAGCATTATGAAGTGGCACGAGATGTCCAATCAACACTTCAAAAATATAGAGAATTACAAGATATCATTGCTATTTTAGGTATGGATGAGTTATCAGAAGAAGATAAATTGACTGTAGAACGTGCACGTCGAATTCAATTCTTCTTGTCACAAAACTTCCATGTAGCAGAACAATTCACTGGTCAAAAAGGTTCATACGTTCCTGTTAAAACTACTGTAGCTGATTTTAAAGACATTTTAGATGGTAAATATGACCATATTCCTGAAGATGCTTTCCGTTTAGTTGGAAGTATGGAAGATGTAATTGCCAAAGCAAAAGATATGGGTGTTGAAGTCTAA
- a CDS encoding F0F1 ATP synthase subunit epsilon, which yields MSTVNLDIVTPNGSVYEKDDVELVVFQTTAGEMGVMSGHIPTVAALKTGHVKVNFRNGTEYIAVSGGFVEIRQHKVSVIVQTAETASEIDVERAKLARQRAQSHLEDQDNSDINRAKRALARAENRLRVAELK from the coding sequence ATGAGTACAGTTAATCTTGATATTGTCACTCCTAATGGTTCAGTCTACGAAAAAGATGACGTTGAATTAGTTGTTTTTCAAACTACAGCTGGTGAAATGGGTGTCATGAGTGGGCATATTCCGACAGTTGCCGCATTAAAAACAGGCCATGTAAAAGTGAATTTTAGAAATGGTACTGAATATATAGCTGTTAGTGGTGGCTTTGTTGAAATTAGACAACATAAAGTATCTGTCATTGTTCAAACAGCTGAAACTGCAAGTGAAATTGATGTAGAACGAGCTAAATTAGCTCGTCAAAGAGCACAATCTCATTTAGAAGATCAGGATAACAGTGATATAAACAGAGCTAAAAGAGCGTTGGCAAGAGCTGAAAACCGCTTACGCGTAGCAGAATTAAAATAA
- a CDS encoding DUF1146 family protein: MDYIGQFAIVHLILHVLCICIAYWALNSLKLDQFFKKGYATQVQVCLMFLAVLLGTAVSNFLIDLLQFSTQVKFLFQ; the protein is encoded by the coding sequence ATGGATTATATAGGACAATTTGCAATAGTACACTTAATTTTACATGTTCTGTGTATTTGTATAGCTTATTGGGCATTAAACTCTCTTAAATTAGATCAATTTTTTAAAAAAGGCTATGCTACTCAAGTACAAGTTTGTCTAATGTTTTTAGCGGTATTATTGGGTACAGCTGTTAGTAATTTTTTAATTGATTTATTACAATTCTCAACACAAGTGAAATTTTTATTTCAATAA
- the murA gene encoding UDP-N-acetylglucosamine 1-carboxyvinyltransferase yields MDKIVIKGGNRLTGEVKVEGAKNAVLPVLTASLLASEGQSKLVNVPDLSDVVTINNVLSTLNANVEYNKEEGAVLVDASTTLKEEAPYEYVSKMRASILVMGPLLARLGHAIVALPGGCAIGARPIEQHIKGFEALGAEIHLENGNIYASTKDGLKGTDIHLDFPSVGATQNIIMAASLAKGKTVIENVAKEPEIVDLANYINEMGGKVTGAGTDTITIHGVEKLRGVEHSIIPDRIEAGTLIIAAAITRGDVFVRDAVKEHMTSLIYKLEEMGVNLDFQEDGVRVTAEDELKPVDVKTLPHPGFPTDMQSQMMALLLTAEGHKVITETVFENRFMHVAEFRRMNANITVEGRSAKIQGKSQLQGAQVKATDLRAAAALILAGLVAEGTTQVTELKHLDRGYVNFHEKLKSLGANIERVNY; encoded by the coding sequence ATGGATAAAATAGTTATAAAAGGTGGCAATCGCCTAACTGGAGAAGTTAAAGTTGAAGGAGCTAAAAATGCAGTTTTACCAGTACTAACTGCATCACTGTTAGCATCAGAAGGTCAAAGTAAACTTGTTAACGTTCCAGATCTAAGTGATGTTGTAACAATAAATAATGTGTTATCAACATTAAACGCTAATGTGGAGTATAACAAAGAAGAAGGTGCTGTATTAGTTGATGCATCTACAACATTAAAAGAAGAGGCACCTTATGAATATGTTAGTAAGATGCGTGCGAGCATATTGGTTATGGGTCCTTTACTAGCTCGATTAGGACATGCCATTGTCGCATTACCAGGTGGTTGTGCAATTGGTGCACGACCAATAGAGCAACATATTAAAGGTTTTGAAGCTCTAGGTGCTGAAATTCACCTTGAAAATGGAAATATTTATGCTAGTACAAAAGATGGTTTAAAAGGTACAGATATTCATTTGGATTTCCCTAGTGTAGGTGCAACTCAAAACATTATTATGGCTGCTTCACTTGCAAAGGGTAAAACAGTAATTGAAAATGTTGCTAAAGAACCTGAAATTGTTGATTTAGCAAACTATATCAATGAAATGGGTGGTAAAGTTACCGGAGCTGGTACTGATACTATTACAATTCATGGTGTCGAAAAATTAAGAGGTGTTGAACATTCAATTATTCCAGATAGAATTGAAGCAGGTACCCTTATCATAGCTGCTGCAATTACACGTGGTGATGTATTTGTTAGAGACGCTGTGAAGGAACACATGACTAGTTTAATTTATAAACTAGAAGAAATGGGTGTTAATTTAGATTTCCAAGAAGATGGTGTAAGAGTCACTGCTGAGGATGAACTTAAACCAGTTGACGTTAAAACATTGCCACATCCTGGATTCCCAACAGATATGCAATCACAAATGATGGCGTTATTATTAACAGCTGAAGGTCATAAAGTGATAACTGAAACAGTCTTCGAAAATAGATTTATGCACGTTGCCGAATTCAGACGTATGAATGCAAATATTACTGTAGAAGGCAGAAGCGCTAAAATACAAGGTAAGAGTCAATTACAAGGTGCTCAAGTTAAAGCAACGGATTTACGTGCAGCTGCAGCATTAATATTAGCTGGTTTAGTAGCTGAAGGTACAACTCAGGTTACTGAATTGAAACATTTAGACCGTGGTTACGTTAATTTCCATGAGAAATTAAAATCATTGGGCGCTAACATTGAAAGAGTAAATTATTAA
- the fabZ gene encoding 3-hydroxyacyl-ACP dehydratase FabZ: METIFDYNQIKQIIPHRQPFLLIDRVVEYEEGKRCVGLKQVSGNEPFFQGHFPDYAVMPGVLITEALAQTGAVAMLNSEENKGKIALFAGIDKCRFKKQVTPGDTLMLEVEITKIKGPIGKGTAKATVDGQLACSCELTFAIQNA; encoded by the coding sequence ATGGAAACAATTTTCGATTATAATCAAATTAAACAAATTATTCCACATAGACAACCATTTTTACTAATTGACCGTGTAGTTGAATATGAAGAAGGCAAAAGATGTGTGGGCTTAAAACAAGTATCTGGTAATGAGCCATTTTTCCAAGGACACTTTCCAGATTATGCTGTAATGCCTGGCGTACTAATTACTGAAGCTTTAGCTCAAACAGGAGCTGTTGCTATGCTAAACAGTGAAGAGAATAAAGGTAAAATTGCTTTATTTGCTGGTATTGATAAATGTAGATTTAAAAAGCAAGTAACTCCTGGTGATACTTTAATGTTAGAAGTAGAAATTACTAAAATTAAAGGTCCGATTGGAAAAGGTACAGCTAAAGCAACTGTTGATGGACAATTAGCTTGCAGTTGTGAACTAACTTTCGCAATTCAAAATGCTTAG
- a CDS encoding YwpF-like family protein: MKTFKAVRFQIVNENGGITEFELEDGVIINKENSGTGWLLEVVISNAHYETMKKYYDDQTLLDIRVVITRPSNDPALFDATIKSISEFETTMSIVFDCHIYTLRQVYAESLLEQLIDEGLSGEELKITFNRMMQSKPKLKEEKFERE; this comes from the coding sequence GTGAAGACATTTAAAGCTGTACGTTTTCAAATCGTAAACGAAAATGGTGGAATAACTGAATTCGAGTTAGAAGATGGTGTAATCATTAATAAAGAAAATAGTGGCACAGGTTGGCTCTTAGAGGTTGTCATTTCAAATGCACATTATGAGACAATGAAAAAATATTATGATGATCAAACTTTATTGGACATTAGAGTCGTGATAACGCGTCCTTCAAATGATCCCGCTTTATTTGATGCCACAATTAAAAGCATTTCTGAATTCGAAACAACAATGTCAATAGTATTTGACTGCCATATTTATACTTTACGTCAAGTATATGCAGAGAGTTTATTAGAACAGTTGATAGATGAAGGTCTTTCTGGTGAAGAGTTAAAAATAACATTCAATCGAATGATGCAATCAAAACCAAAACTTAAAGAAGAAAAATTTGAGAGAGAATAA
- a CDS encoding single-stranded DNA-binding protein yields the protein MLNKIVIVGRLTKKAQIFENEEVKIATFCVATERNYKDENNEIACDYIFCKAFGKTATNIESYTDQGTLVGITGQMRSRKYDKDGQTHFVTELYVETIKFMSPKSKNDNILPNTSYDEDAYSFDHLEVIDVN from the coding sequence ATGCTAAATAAAATTGTGATAGTAGGTCGATTGACCAAAAAGGCACAAATATTTGAAAACGAGGAGGTGAAAATAGCTACGTTCTGTGTTGCAACTGAACGTAATTATAAAGATGAAAATAATGAAATAGCTTGTGATTATATTTTTTGTAAGGCATTTGGTAAAACAGCAACAAATATAGAATCATATACAGACCAAGGCACTTTAGTTGGTATTACAGGACAAATGAGATCTCGTAAGTACGATAAAGATGGCCAAACGCACTTTGTGACTGAATTATATGTTGAAACAATTAAATTTATGTCCCCTAAATCTAAAAATGATAATATTCTTCCTAACACCTCATATGATGAAGACGCTTATTCCTTTGATCACCTTGAAGTGATTGATGTTAACTAA
- a CDS encoding transglycosylase family protein: MKKTIIASSLAVGLGVVAGNAGHADASEAQVNKAELAQLAQSNDQSLNDSPIQEGAYNVTFDYEGFTYHFESDGTNWSWNYAQSGQASQQQDVSAQASTVSNQTSAEQVGSQQQSSQAQPTQTQQAPQTEQTQQPQTEATTSNSSSSNNNASSGSSVNVNSHLQQIAQRESGGDITAINPSSGAAGKYQFLQSTWDSVAPDEYKGVSPAQAPEDVQDAAAVKLYNTAGASQWVTA; encoded by the coding sequence ATGAAAAAGACAATTATTGCTTCATCATTAGCAGTAGGTTTAGGAGTAGTTGCTGGCAACGCTGGACACGCAGATGCGAGCGAAGCTCAAGTAAATAAAGCAGAATTAGCTCAATTAGCTCAATCAAACGATCAATCATTAAATGATAGCCCTATCCAAGAAGGTGCTTACAATGTAACTTTTGATTATGAAGGTTTCACTTACCATTTTGAATCAGATGGTACTAATTGGAGCTGGAACTATGCACAATCAGGTCAAGCTTCTCAACAACAAGATGTAAGTGCACAAGCTTCAACTGTTTCTAATCAAACTTCAGCTGAACAAGTTGGTTCACAACAACAATCTAGTCAAGCTCAACCAACTCAAACTCAACAAGCACCTCAAACTGAACAAACACAACAACCACAAACTGAAGCTACAACTTCTAACTCAAGTTCTTCAAATAACAATGCTTCAAGTGGTTCTTCTGTAAATGTTAACAGTCATTTACAACAAATTGCACAACGTGAATCTGGTGGCGACATTACTGCTATCAACCCAAGTTCAGGTGCAGCAGGTAAATATCAATTCTTACAATCTACTTGGGATTCAGTAGCTCCTGATGAATATAAAGGTGTTTCACCAGCACAAGCTCCTGAAGACGTACAAGATGCTGCAGCAGTTAAATTATATAACACTGCAGGCGCTTCACAATGGGTAACTGCATAA
- the tenA gene encoding thiaminase II, with product MTFSTEIKEAAQPIIEEIYNDGFIQDLLKGDLDAQAVRQYLRADASYLKEFTNLYALLIPKAPSMKDVKFLVEQIEFMLDGEVEAHEILADYINEPYEEIVKEKVWPPSGDHYIKHMYYHAYAHENAAYTIAAMAPCPYVYEVVAKMALDDQNLNRDSVTSKWFDFYSTEMRPLIEVFDNLLDELTANCTEQEKKDIKESFLQSTIHERNFFNMAYINEQWNFGGDKNA from the coding sequence ATGACATTTTCAACTGAGATTAAAGAGGCTGCGCAACCTATTATTGAAGAAATTTATAATGATGGTTTTATACAAGACCTATTAAAAGGGGATTTAGATGCTCAAGCAGTACGTCAATATTTAAGAGCAGATGCATCATATTTGAAAGAATTTACAAATTTATATGCACTTCTTATCCCAAAAGCGCCATCAATGAAGGATGTTAAATTTTTAGTTGAACAAATTGAATTTATGCTTGATGGTGAGGTTGAGGCACATGAAATCCTAGCAGATTATATCAACGAACCTTATGAAGAAATTGTTAAAGAAAAAGTATGGCCACCTAGTGGAGATCATTATATTAAACATATGTATTATCACGCATATGCACATGAAAATGCTGCGTATACTATAGCTGCAATGGCACCTTGTCCTTATGTATATGAAGTAGTAGCTAAAATGGCATTAGATGATCAAAATCTAAATAGAGATTCAGTAACATCGAAATGGTTTGATTTCTATAGCACAGAAATGCGACCATTAATCGAAGTATTTGACAATTTATTAGATGAATTAACAGCAAATTGTACAGAACAAGAGAAAAAAGATATTAAAGAAAGTTTCTTACAAAGTACTATACATGAACGTAATTTCTTTAATATGGCTTATATTAATGAACAGTGGAACTTCGGAGGCGACAAAAATGCATAA
- the thiD gene encoding bifunctional hydroxymethylpyrimidine kinase/phosphomethylpyrimidine kinase, protein MHKPKIALTIAGTDPSGGAGVMADLKSFHACGVYGMAAITSIVAQNTKGVQHIHNLEISWVQEQLDSVFNDELPHAIKTGMIATHETMELIQHYLKQHSDIPYVIDPVMLAKSGDSLMDDDTKKHLQNTLLPLADVVTPNIPEAEEITGIKIDTEENIRKAGNIFINEIGSKGVVIKGGHSADLNNAKDFLFTKDDVYTFEDQRFDTKHTHGTGCTFSAVITAELAKGKSIYEAVKKAKKFISLSIQYTPEIGQGRGPVNHFAYMKKVGLDDE, encoded by the coding sequence ATGCATAAACCCAAAATTGCTTTAACAATTGCAGGAACTGATCCATCAGGTGGCGCTGGTGTAATGGCCGATTTAAAATCATTTCATGCCTGTGGCGTCTACGGTATGGCAGCGATTACAAGTATTGTTGCGCAAAACACGAAAGGCGTTCAACACATCCATAATCTTGAGATAAGTTGGGTACAAGAACAATTAGACAGTGTCTTTAATGATGAATTACCACATGCTATTAAGACAGGCATGATTGCAACTCATGAAACAATGGAGTTAATCCAACATTATTTGAAACAGCATTCAGATATTCCATACGTTATTGATCCAGTTATGCTTGCTAAAAGTGGTGATTCACTTATGGATGATGATACTAAGAAACATTTACAGAATACATTACTACCTTTAGCAGATGTCGTCACGCCTAATATTCCTGAAGCAGAGGAAATTACTGGTATCAAAATAGACACTGAAGAAAATATACGAAAAGCTGGTAACATATTTATTAACGAGATAGGTAGTAAAGGCGTCGTAATAAAAGGTGGGCATTCTGCTGATTTAAACAATGCCAAAGATTTCTTGTTTACTAAGGATGATGTATATACTTTTGAAGATCAACGCTTTGATACAAAACATACTCACGGCACCGGATGTACATTTTCAGCGGTAATTACTGCAGAACTTGCAAAAGGTAAATCAATCTATGAAGCGGTAAAAAAAGCTAAGAAATTTATTTCATTAAGTATTCAATATACGCCAGAGATTGGTCAAGGTAGAGGGCCGGTGAACCATTTTGCTTATATGAAGAAAGTAGGTTTAGATGATGAATAA